Proteins found in one Sorghum bicolor cultivar BTx623 chromosome 1, Sorghum_bicolor_NCBIv3, whole genome shotgun sequence genomic segment:
- the LOC8064501 gene encoding BTB/POZ domain-containing protein NPY4: MKYMKLGSKPDVFQTEGSNIRFVATELATDIVISIGDVKFYLHKFPLLSKSSRLQRLVASSNEEKNDEVDISDIPGGPSAFEICAKFCYGMIVTLNAYNVLAARCAAEYLEMFETIEKGNLIYKIDVFLTSSVFRTWKDSIIVLQSTKSLLPWCENLKVINHCIDSIASKASIDPSEVEWSYTYNRKKLPSENGIDSHWNGVRKQPMVPSDWWVEDLCELEVDLYKRVIMTVKAKGSTPAVVIGEALRAYAYRRLLGSLEDAVSNGVDCTKRRAALDAILFLLPAEEGSVSCGFLLKLLRAACLLGSGESHRINLIKRIGTQLDGASVSDLLIPPNTDENNTYNIDLIMPIVEEFMLQNSDSGKEKFQDDEEIVEIENVTSVSSTSKLAVAKLIDGYLAEIAKDPNLPLPKLIALAEMVSSLPRPTHDGLYRAIDMYLKEHPGLSKSEKKKLCGLMDCKQLSQDACMHAVQNERLPLRVVVQVLFFEQVRASVASARSDPSSELPSVVRSLLPRENGNSIGSSRSAATTTTEEECGVPTSSDINSLRSMRLANNSGGSERSSGSSDINKNSDDKSTAGKAKGMLMPKKILSKLWSGKTNAGENSSSDTSESPGSVNPEEVKSTQSRITRRSVS, from the exons ATGAAGTACATGAAGCTTGGATCAAAGCCGGATGTCTTTCAGACAGAGGGCAGCAATATCAG GTTTGTTGCAACAGAGCTGGCAACAGACATTGTTATATCCATTGGGGATGTCAAGTTTTATCTTCACAAG TTCCCTCTTCTATCAAAGAGTTCACGCCTGCAAAGGTTAGTTGCTTCAAGCAATGAGGAGAAAAATGATGAAGTGGATATCTCTGACATCCCTGGTGGACCTTCAGCATTTGAAATATGTGCTAAGTTCTGCTATGGCATGATTGTAACACTCAATGCATATAATGTCCTCGCTGCCCGCTGTGCAGCTGAGTACCTAGAAATGTTTGAGACCATTGAGAAAGGAAACCTTATATACAAGATTGATGTTTTTCTAACATCAAGTGTATTTCGCACCTGGAAGGACTCGATCATAGTTTTACAGAGCACAAAGTCACTACTGCCTTGGTGTGAAAATTTGAAGGTAATCAACCACTGCATTGACTCTATCGCGTCGAAGGCGTCAATTGATCCATCAGAGGTTGAATGGTCATACACTTACAACAGAAAGAAACTCCCATCTGAGAATGGTATTGATTCACATTGGAATGGTGTCAGGAAGCAACCTATGGTCCCTAGTGACTGGTGGGTTGAGGACCTTTGTGAGCTTGAAGTGGATTTGTACAAGCGGGTGATCATGACCGTCAAAGCAAAGGGAAGCACACCAGCTGTTGTCATTGGAGAAGCATTGAGGGCCTACGCATACCGACGGCTGCTTGGCTCCCTTGAAGATGCTGTGAGCAATGGAGTCGATTGCACAAAACGTCGTGCAGCTCTTGATGCTATTCTATTTCTCTTGCCCGCTGAGGAAGGCTCAGTGTCATGTGGTTTTCTTCTTAAGCTGCTAAGAGCTGCATGTTTGCTGGGATCTGGGGAGTCCCATCGGATTAACTTGATCAAGAGAATAGGCACACAATTGGATGGTGCTTCAGTTTCAGACCTTCTTATACCACCAAATACTGATGAAAACAATACATACAACATAGATCTGATCATGCCAATAGTGGAAGAATTCATGTTACAGAATAGTGATAGTGGTAAGGAAAAAtttcaagatgatgaagaaatcGTGGAGATTGAGAACGTGACATCTGTTTCCAGCACGTCAAAACTGGCAGTTGCAAAGCTGATCGATGGATATCTTGCTGAGATTGCCAAAGATCCCAACCTTCCTCTTCCAAAGTTGATCGCACTTGCTgaaatggtgtcttctctacCCCGGCCAACACATGACGGGCTCTATCGTGCCATTGACATGTATCTGAAG GAGCACCCCGGCCTATCAAAGAGCGAAAAGAAGAAATTATGCGGACTGATGGACTGCAAGCAGCTGTCACAGGATGCGTGCATGCACGCCGTGCAGAATGAGCGTCTCCCCTTACGCGTGGTTGTGCAAGTTCTCTTCTTTGAGCAAGTCCGGGCATCAGTTGCTTCTGCAAGGAGCGACCCTTCATCTGAGCTCCCATCTGTTGTTCGCTCACTTCTTCCCAGAGAGAATGGCAACTCTATTGGCAGCTCCAGGTCAGCTGCGACCACGACAACCGAGGAGGAATGTGGGGTCCCGACATCGAGTGACATCAACTCTTTGAGGTCAATGAGGCTCGCCAACAACAGCGGTGGAAGTGAGAGGAGCAGTGGCAGCAGTGACATCAACAAGAACAGCGATGACAAGAGCACCGCAGGGAAGGCAAAGGGGATGCTGATGCCGAAGAAGATATTGAGCAAGCTCTGGTCTGGGAAAACGAACGCCGGTGAGAACAGCAGCTCAGACACGTCGGAGAGCCCTGGGTCCGTGAACCCGGAGGAGGTGAAGTCCACGCAGTCACGGATCACAAGGCGCTCAGTATCCTAG